The DNA region GATCGGCAGGCCGGTGCGGACGGTGTGGCTGGGGCGGACGATCGTCCATGCAAGATCACCGGATTTCCTGAGCAGTTCCTCGCAGGCGATCTTGGCCTGGCTGTACGGCCAGTAAGGATTGATCGCCGGGGTCTTCTCGGTGATCACGTAATGACGCGGCGGTTTTTCGTAGACCGAGGCCGATGAGATGAAGATATATTGGCGGCAATTTCCGGCGAAGACCTCGATGTCACGTGCCACCTGATCTGGCGTGAAGGCGATGAACTGGCAGACGACATCATAGTTCGCTTTGGCGAGATTGGCATAGGCGCTCGATCCGAGTTCCCCGACGATCGGGGTTACCCCGTCAGGCAAGGCTGTGCTTCTCAGGCCGCGATTGAAGACGCTGACATGATGGCCCTCGGCAACGGCGCGTTCGACGCATGGATGGGAGATCTGGCCGGTGCCGCCAATGAAGAGGACTTTCAAAGCCATGGAGTGACCTCAGGGCCTGTGGGCGGGATATGCGGTCACTCTTAATAGCCGGAAAGATGGGGGGCGTCTCCCCCAATCTCGTGTGCTGCCGAGAGCATGGGAGTGGCTGGTGCCCGACCCCCGCCGGTGGCGATGGATGCCCCGAGATTGCCGCCGTGTGGCCGGGGCCGTTTATGCACGTGCCTTGCGACGGACTGCGACGACGAGCCAGACCGAGGACAGCAGGAAGTAGAAGGCGCCGAACCCGGCATAGGGCACGATATCGAGGATATTCGGCGCGGCGGCGGCAAAGGACTGGCTGATCATGAAGCCGCCGGCAAGGGCCGATTGCGCGCCGCTCATGATCATGACCCATTGGGCGCCGTAGATGCGCCAGCGCCTGACGCCGGTATAGAGCTGCAACAGGCCGGAAAGGATCGCCCAGGCCCCGAACACGGTCAGCACCGCGTAGGTGCTGTGGCCGAGCGCGATGACGACGGCGAGGGCCGTGACGGTGCTGACGGCGACATTCAACGTCTGAGACGGGTTGGCCTGCAGGCCGCCATTGACCCTGGTGTCGACCAGATTGGCCAGCGCATCCCACAGGGGATAGATCACCAGCAGAAAGGCCACGGCGCTTGGCTGCCGGGCAAGGAGAATGGCGGCGGCAATCCAGATCACGGAGAAGGCGGCACGGATGAAATAATAGGATCTCAGCCAGTCGGACTGGGGGGAAGATTGAGTTTGCATCGGCAAATTCCTTTGTAATTGCCTTCCTACTAGTAGGTAAATAAAAACGAGAGTCAACGTCTCGGCCGCACACCTTCTTGTGATGCCGCGATGCACCGAAAGACTTGACAATCTATCTACCAGAAGGGAGGCGTTATCTCCCCGACAAGGG from Rhizobium sp. NLR16a includes:
- a CDS encoding DUF308 domain-containing protein, producing the protein MQTQSSPQSDWLRSYYFIRAAFSVIWIAAAILLARQPSAVAFLLVIYPLWDALANLVDTRVNGGLQANPSQTLNVAVSTVTALAVVIALGHSTYAVLTVFGAWAILSGLLQLYTGVRRWRIYGAQWVMIMSGAQSALAGGFMISQSFAAAAPNILDIVPYAGFGAFYFLLSSVWLVVAVRRKARA